The window CGGGTACCCGCCTGCCTGGGCCACACACTCCCCGTACTGGAGACGCTCATGAAACACGTCAGTTTCGCTGCCGCTCATGCCGGCATGCTGGTCTGGGCGCTGCTGATCGCCGCGTCGTTCTTCGCTGCCGCCAAGGTCGGCCAATCGATTGATCCGATCCTGCTGACCGGGCTGCGCCTGCTGTTCTCAGCCCTGGTGTTCCTGCCGCTGCTGCTTCTGAACAACAACTCCCCGCTGACGGCCAGGGGCCTGCTGGCCCATGCGGTGCTCGGCCTGCTGCTGGCGACGTATTTCGGTTCATTGTTCGAGGCCCTGCGCTATACCTCCGCGGTCAATACCGCCACGCTGTACACGCTGGTACCGCTGATGACCCTGGGTTTCGAGGCCCTGCTGCAACCCAGCGCCAGCCTCAAGACCCGCGTACTGCCGATGACACTCGCCGCCGTCGGTGCCGTACTGCTGATTCTCAAGGGGAGCGCCCCGGACGAGTTGCCCGCGCAATATCCGGTGGTGGTGTTCGGTATCGGCTGCCTGGCAATGGCGCTCTATTCGCCGGTGAGCCAACGCTTCAAGGTCAAGGTGCTCAAGGGACGCGACCCGGTGGCGATGACCTTCTGGAACATGCTGTTCGGCGCGGTGTTCCTGCTGGCGTTCTGTCTGTTCAGTGGCGGCTGGCGCAGTGGCGCGCTGCTGACGGGACGGGATCTGTTCTGGCTGGCCTACCTGGCGCTGTTTGGCACCCTGGCGACCTTCTGGCTGCTGC of the Pseudomonas vanderleydeniana genome contains:
- a CDS encoding DMT family transporter — protein: MKHVSFAAAHAGMLVWALLIAASFFAAAKVGQSIDPILLTGLRLLFSALVFLPLLLLNNNSPLTARGLLAHAVLGLLLATYFGSLFEALRYTSAVNTATLYTLVPLMTLGFEALLQPSASLKTRVLPMTLAAVGAVLLILKGSAPDELPAQYPVVVFGIGCLAMALYSPVSQRFKVKVLKGRDPVAMTFWNMLFGAVFLLAFCLFSGGWRSGALLTGRDLFWLAYLALFGTLATFWLLHRAIGVIESSTVVSYVYLNTLFVTVYHWLWLSQQPTLLEAVGAVMVAIGIATLVMGSRNARPAMA